GCAATACGCTGGATGTATGGTATCCGCAGCTGACCATGGGTGCGGCTCCAGACGAGTCCGGACGCCCGCGCCACGGATTCGACGCTTTGATACGCACCCAAGCCGATGCCCGCGGCGTGCGCCGTCAGCCCGTATTCACCGTCTCCTCGCTGGACTCCCCCATCGTCGACGCGGCCGACGCCTACCTGCGCCTGCACCTGCTGAGCATGTGCATGGTCGAACCGAACACCATCAATCTCGACGGTATCTTCGCGGTACTCGCCAACGTCGTGTGGACCAACTACGGGCCGTTCGCCGCCGAAAACTTCGCGCTGCGCAAACTGGATGTGATGAACGCGGTGGCGAAGGCAGGCAACGTGGCAGGCGGCATGCCTACCCCCCGAGTGGATGTCAACGTGCTCGGCGTCGACAAGTTCCCGCGCATGGTCGACTACGTGGTGCCTGAAGGCGTGCGTATCGGCGACGCGGACCGCGTACGTCTCGGCGCTCATCTGGCGGCCGGCACGACGGTGATGCACGCCGGCTTCGTCAATTTCAACGCCGGCACGCTCGGCACCTGCATGATCGAAGGACGGGTCTCGCAGGGCGTCACCGTCGGCGACGGGTCGGACGTCGGCGGCGGCTCGTCGATCATGGGCACGCTTTCCGGCGGCGGCAAGCTGCGCAATTCCATCGGCGAGCACAGCCTGTTGGGCGCCAATGCCGGCATCGGCATTTCTCTGGGCGACAACTGCGTGGTGGAAGCGGGACTTTACGTCACCGCCGGCACGAAGATCACCATTCACGACAAGGCCAAGATCGCCGCGGGTGAGCCGCTGGAAGTCGTCAAGGGTTCCGAGCTTTCAGGCAAAGACAATATCCTCTTCATCCGCAATTCGGTGACCGGCACCATCGAAGCCCGTTATCGCAAGGTCGGCATCGCCTTGAACGAGAAGCTGCACAAGAACTGACAGGTCCTCAACCGTAAAGCCTGCAATGGTTGCATATGCGACGCAAAATCTAATGTTTACGTCGCATATGCAACCATTTATCGTATTTAGGCCGCGAAACAAGCCATTAGCGCGCAACATATGCAATCATGCATTTGCATATGCGACACTACACACATAATTTGCGTCACTTATGCAATATCAGCCTCAACGGCCATTCAACGCCATAACATCCGCTTCAACGTCGGTCCATCGGCACATAGTCCCGTTCGACCTCGCCGGTATAGACCTGACGCGGCCGGCCGATCTTGGTCTGCGGATCAGCAAGCATCTCGCGATATTGCGCGATCCAGCCGGGAATGCGTCCGAGCGCGAAGAGAGGAGTGAACATCGGAGCGTCGAAGCCGATGATCCGATACAGCAGGCCGGTGTAGAAATCGACATTGGGATACAAATGGCGTGAAATGAAATAATCGTCGTGTGTGGCGATGTCCTCGAGCTGGGTGGCAATGTCGAACAACGCGCGTTCATCTGCCGGAAGACGGTTGTCGACGTCGCCTCGCGCCATAAGCTGCTGAAGATAATGCTTGGCGACCACTGCCCGCGGATCATGGCATTTGTAGACGCGATGGCCGAAACCGGAAATGCGGGCGCCAGTGCCTTTCGCTTTTTCGACAAACCGGCCGACGCTTTCGCCTGAATCGCGGATGACCTCGAGTTGCTTCAGCACTGCCTCATTGGCTCCTCCGTGAAGCGGGCCGGACAGGGCGTTGACGCCGGCGGCCACCGCCGAATAGAGGTTGGCATGGGCGCTTCCTGCGATGCGCACCACGGAAGTCGAGCAGTTCTGCTCGTGATCGGCATGGATGATAAGCAGGCGTCCGAGCGCGTGAATCGACAGATCGTCCGAAACATAGGGTTCGTAAGGCACAGCGAAACACATGCGCAGGAAATCGTCGACATAGCCGCGGGCGATATCCGGGTAGAGCATCGGTTCGTCACGACGGCGACGGTAGATGTAGCTGACGATGGTGCGGGCCTTGGCCATGATGATGCGCGCCGATTCGTCCAGCTGATCCGGGTCACTGATGTCGGTGGTGTCCGGATAGAAGGCGGCCAGTGCGTTGATGGCGGATGCCAGCACGCTCATGGGCTGGGCCGTGCGTGGGAACGCGGCCATGAAACTGCGGAAATCCTCGCCCACCATCGTACGGTGGTTCAGATCGAGGCAAAACTGCTCGTATTCCGCCTTACTCGGCAACTCGCCATGCTGCAAAAGCCAAGCCACTTCGAGAAAATCAGACTGTTCGCACAGCTGCTCAATCGGGTAGCCTCGATAGCGCAAGATGGACCTCTGACCGTCGATGAAGGTGATTTTCGATTCGCATTGGGCTGTGGTCAAAAATCCGGGGTCAAGGGTGACGAACCCGTCGTTTTTAAGGCTGGAGACCACAATGCCGTCCGCCCCTTCCGTGGCTTTGACCACTGGCAAATCGAACTTGCTCGCGTCGACATTGAGTTTTGCCTCCACCATGACATTCCGCCTTCCTTTGCCGCTCTGATTCGCGGATACCGTTCGATTTTCTGCATCAACAGACAAATCCGAAAGCATTGCCGCAACCGATCAGGGATTGAACATACCTTATTTCATCAATGTAAACTGCGGCAGCCAATGTCCACGTTGCGTACATTGCCAATTTCGGGGTGGCGCTTGAGGCTGGAACGCAGGCCTTGCCGCACCTTCAAAGACAAAAGCGGCATCCGCGCTTTATATTGCGGATGCCGCTTGGCATACAAGGCTTGTCGACAAGGACCGTCGAGCCGGGCCGGCGATTACTCGCGGACGGTCAGAATCTCCGGGCCGTTGTCAGTGATGGCGATGGTGTGCTCGCTGTGCGCGCCGTTGGAACCGTCGGAGCTGCGCAGCGTCCAGCCGTCCTTGGCATCCTGATAGATCTCGTCGGTGGTCTTCATGAACCATGGTTCGATCGCGATCGTCAGGCCCGGGCGAAGCTTATAGCCGTGGCCGGCCTTGCCGTCGTTCGGGACGAAGGGATCGCCATGCATGACGTGGCCGATGCCGTGGCCGCCGAACTCCATGTTGACGGTGTAGCCGTGTTCGTGCGCCACGTCGCCGACCGCTGCGGAAACGTCGCCCAGACGATTGCCGGGCTGTGCCGCCGCGATGCCGGCCGCGAGCGCCTCTTCGGTACACTTGATCAGCGCGATGTCCTCAGGATCGGGATCCTTGCCGACCACGAAGCTCACCGCGGAGTCCCCGCACCATCCGTCGACGCTGATGGCCAGGTCGAGGCTCACCAAGTCGCCGTCCTTAAGTGCATAATCATAGGGAACACCGTGCAGCACGGCGTCGTTGACCGAAGTGCAGATGTAATGCTTGAACGGGCCGGTGCCGAAATCGGGGGCGTAATCCACGTAGCAGGATTCGGCGCCCTTGCGGCTTTCGATGCGACGGCGCACGAGGTCGTCGATCTCCAGCAGGTTGGTGCCGACTTTGGTGGTTTCCTGCAGCTCCTTCAAGATGCTGCCGACGAAACGGCCGGCCACCTTCATCGAAGCGATTTCCTTTGGGGTTTTCAATTCAATCATGCCTTCACCCTACTTCGTTCGCCCAACAAACCTGCATTCAAAAAACAATCTCGCCAACATCGAGCATGACGGCTCCTCTTCTATTGCAGCAATGACTTCTGCCCGACCGTTTCTCGTTGGTTTATGTATGGTCAGAGGCAGAAAACCGGCATAAGTGCCTCTCACCACGGTTTAAACTTAGGTTTCAATCGGGTTAGAGGCAGGAATCTTATGCTTGTGCCTCCAACGCAACAGAAACGACAGCTTACTCTTGCGTTGGAGGCACAAAAACCATATTCTCTCCGCCTCTACCACACCGATCGATGCGGCGAAATCACCTATTCCTTCAGTGTTTGCCGAAGCGGAAGGCGCGGATGATGGCCAGGATACCCATGACCACCATGGCCACGCCGGCGAAAACGACCAGTATGATCACCGACGCGAACGGCGAGAAGAGCACGACGATACCGGCGAGAATAGAGATGATGGCGTAGAAGATGGCCCAGCCGGACTTCGGCAGACGCCAGGTTTCGACCAACGCCATCACACCTTCCATGATCCAGCCGATACCGACGGTAAGGGTGACCAGAATCGTCAACATGGCCGTCGAAAGAACGGTATTCTTGAGCATGACCACGCCGCCGATCACCAGAATGATGCCGACGATGATATCAAGCACACGCCAGCCGCCCGGCAGCCCGTTTTCGGCAATCGCGCCGATGATGCGAATGACGCCCGAAACCACGAAATAGATGCCCAGGGCGATGGCCACGGCCACCAGCGTCTTGCCGGGCCAGATCAGCAGCGCCAGGCCAAGCAGCAGCGCCACCACGCCGACCACACCGTAGACAAAACGAATGGTCTTCTTCGCCTGGTTCGGCAGCCAATCCTCGGCCAGCTTGAAGGGGTTCAGACGCCACCATTCATTGCTGCCCGGCTGGGCCGACTGCTGGTTGAAACGGGGAGCGCCCGCCCCCGGTCCGCCATTGTTGGTCTGCCCGCCGTTCGGCCCGTATTGGTACTGGCCGTTCTGGTTGACGTTGGCATAAGGGTTGCCGTTCTGGTATTGCCGATTGTATTGATTGGGGTCAGCGGCATAAGGACCATAGCCGTTGTACGCAGCTTGGTTCGTGTTCCACGCCTGCCCGTTATAAGGGGGCTGGTTCGGGTTTTGACCTTGACCGTTGTAAACGTACGGATTGGCGTTGGGCCCTCCTTGCGGGGTGCCGCCTTGATCGCCGGCATATTGACCGTGATTCGGATTGCCCTGCCCTGCATTGTCGGCATGTTGAGAGGAGGAACTGCCGTTCGCGTACTGGTTCCGAGCGCCGTTCGCAGCATCGGCATTGGGCGCATAAGCCCCATATTCGGGCTGACTATTGGGTTGTCCGGTCGGCTGGCCGTTTGGTTGTTCCTGATTGTTTTCGTTGCTGTCATTCACGTTTGAATCACGCTCGTTCGCATTGTCGTCTGACATGTCGACTCCTTTTCCATAACTTTCGTCGCCGTCAAATCGCCTAGTGGCGTTCCCCTTCAACGACTAAGAGGTTCAACAGATAAAAGCAAAAGCTATTCCTTCATAGCTAATCGAGAATTACGGACCAAGCATAACAGAAGCAAAAACCGACACGGTTTAGCGCGATTTCCCTTTCATACCACGCTACTTCTTGTCAACAAACGCCGATACAGTAGAGCCATGTCTACACCTTTGATTTCAGGCCTTGATACGACCTCATTCTCCAGCACCATCAGCCCCGGCGACGACCTGTTCCGTTTCGTCAACGGCCCGTGGATCGACACCTACGAACTGCCGGATGACCGTTCGCGCTACGGCGCTTTCGACAAGCTCGCCGAAGACTCGGAAAGCCAGGTTCGCGACATTCTCGAAGACGAGCACTGCCCTGCGCACAAGTCCCAAAGCCTCTACCACGCATTCCTTGATACCGATGCCATCGAAGCCGCTGGCATCAGCCCCATCAAGGACGCGCTCGACCGCATCGACCATGCCGCCGACAAGTCGGAACTGACAAAAGCACTAGGTGGCTTGAGCACGGTCGGCGGCCCCGACTTCTTCGATTGCGGCGTCTACGGCGACCCCGGCGACCCGGAGCACAACATCCTGCACATCGAGCAGGGCGGTATCGGTCTGCCCGACGAAGCCTACTATCGAGAAGACCACTACGCGCCGATCCGCGAGCAATACGTGCACATGGTGGCGAAGCTCCTGATGCTCGCCGGCTATGGAGACAGCGCGAAATCCGAAGCAGATGCCAAGCGCTTCCTGGAGGTCGAGACCAAGATCGCCTCGAACCATTGGGACAACGTAGCCACCAGGGACTCGCAGAAAACCTATAACCCCACTGATTTCGCGGATCTCACCTCGGCGCTCTCGCACTACGATATCGTTGCATGGATTGAGGCATGGCAAGAAGCTTACAACGCTCTGCCGGCCTCAAAAACCCAACCCTTGGACCTTAAAGCCGCATTCAGGCGCACCATCGTGCATGAGCCGAGCTTCCTTTCCGGATTCGACAAGTTCTGGGACCTCAGCGAGCTCGAGGATCTGAAGCTTTGGGCACGAGTGACGATGATCAGCGCAGCGGCGAGCACGCTGAGCAGGGATTTCGACAAGACCCAGTTCGATTTCTACGGCCGTGTGCTCTCAGGCGCCAAGCAGCAGCGTGACCGTTGGAAGCGCGGCGTCTCACTGGTCAACGGTATCTGCGGCGAAGAAGTGGGACGCGAATACGTCCGTCTTCACTTCCCCGAAAACTCCAAGAAACGGATGGAACAGCTGGTCTCCAACATCATCGAAGGCTATCGCGTCTCCATCTCCGGGAGCAACTGGCTCGGCGAGGCGACCAAGGCGAAGGCGCTTGAAAAGCTCTCGAAATTCACCCCGATGATCGGCTACACCAACCATTGGCGCGACTACACCGCTCTTGACATCAAGCCCGAAATGAGCCTGATGGAGGATCTCAACGCGGCGGTCGCCTATGAAACGGGCTTCCAGTTCTCGAAGATCGGCCAGGTCGTGGACCGTGAGGAATGGCTGATGAACCCGCAGACCGTCAATGCCTACTACGAGCCGTCCATGAACGTCATCGTCTTCCCTGCAGCCATTCTGCAACCCCCGTTCTTCAACCCGGATGCCGATGACGCCGCAAACTACGGAGGTATCGGCGCGGTCATCGGCCACGAGATCGGGCACGGATTCGACGACCAGGGCAGCCAGTACGACGGCGACGGCAAGCTCAACGACTGGTGGAGCGCAGACGACAAGGCGAACTTCCAGAAACTCACCACGGCACTGATCAACCAGTACAACGGATTTATCCCCTCTCAGCTTCAGGAGAAGTACGCCGATGATCTGAGCCAAGCCCCACACGTCAACGGCGCGTTGACCATCGGCGAGAACATCGGCGATTTGAGCGGCGTCAACATCAGCCTCAAGGCTTACGCTTTCGCACTGGACAAGGCCGCCGGCCGTACCATCGACGGTTCGCCGGAAGCGGTCGCGGCATCGCTGACGAGCGCTCCGGAAATCGAGGGATACACCGGACTGCAGCGTTTCTTCCTAAGCTATGCCTCTATCTGGCGCACCGCGCAACGCGAGGAGCTTACGGAACAGTATCTGCAGATCGATCCTCACTCTCCCGCCGAATTCCGCACCAACGGCATCGTGCGCAACGTCGACCTCTATTACCGGGCATTCGATGTCAAGCCCGAAAACAAGCTGTGGCTGGCACCTGAACAGCGCGTATCCATCTGGTAGGTTAAAGACCGCAACTACTAGACGGGCAGCAAAACTCTTCATCCAGGCTGATGGAGGCGACGGCCGGAATGTTACCAAAACGTTCCGGCCGTTTTGTCATTCACGAGTCCTTCTTATCCAACCGGCAAACCGACCACACGAAATCCACGTCGGACCTTTTGCAAAACAGCCGCCAGCGCAATCATCTCGTCATTGCTCTTCGCCGAACCGACCAGCAATAAGCCATTGTGCATCAAGAGCAGCCTAGCCGACCGATGCCACCAAACGATCAGCCGTTGCATGTCCCTCAAACACCTCACTGGCATCCCACGGGTCTTCACCCGCCCCATCACCGGTTGAACCATGGTTGTGCCCTGAAGCCCCACCGGCTGCCGCGCCACCCTGCCGATCATCCGGCTTTTCGCCGTCATCGCCGTCATCGCCGCCGCCCGACACAGAAGCAGACCCGCCTTCCCCAACGCCTGCTTCATGCTGAGACTGCACCGGTCGAGGAGAATCCGCTTCATGCGTGCCCTCCTGCCCCTTGGCACCTGGTCTCACCCTCTGGAAAACGGAGATGCCGAAGCTCAGGTCATGGCCTACGCTGGTCGCTTCCATCACCATTCTGCTGTGTTTGGTGCCGTCCCGGGTCCACTCCTCGGTCGCCAGATTTCCGGTGGCGATGACCGGATCGCCCTTCTTGAGGCTGGAAAGCACGTTTTCGGCCAGTTGGCGGAACACCTTGACATTGATCCATGTCGTTGGCCTGTCCCGCCATTCGTTGACTGCGGGATTGAAATATCTCGTCGTGCAACCTATCCTGAACGATGCGGCAGCCGGACCTCCCTCCCTGCCGAAACTCTGCGGGTTCGCACCCATGAATCCTGAAATCGTCACCGTACCTTGCTGTGCCATCGGCTCTGCTCCCTTGCGAAATAATTTCGTCTGTTTGTGGACCGCGAGGAACGCAACCGATATGGAACCAGGTCATATTTATGACCAAACCACAACGTTGAAACCAGCTCGGACGTGCCCCGCGGTTCTTCCAGTATGCGCAACGAAACCAATGGTTTGCAAGCCGAAACGGGTCCTGTGGTCGAACGTCCGGGGTCCCGGCGTGTTGTGGACGGAATGTGGATGAAAAAGACAGTATCCACAGCGAAATCCGAAATGCGAATAACGAGACATACAACTGCACGGCCCGAAACAATGCGACACCCCTCAAGTCAGCCTGCAGAACCAAGAAACGAAGAAGCGCCACGAAGCCCGGCCCTCGCTAAAGATGAAATACTGCTAAATATACATTGCACATGCCACCATAAAAACTAGACATGCAAGGCCGACGAAAACAAAACTACGCAATCAACAGTTGTGGCGCCGCGTAGCAATCGGCACGCAGCGCCACAACCCGATAAGGATGGAAACCAATCACATAACTTCCGCGTCATTCGGATTTCGACATCGCCCAACCCTGATCTGCACGGGCTTTGCGAACGACGCGGACACAGTTACGCAACCACTCAGTCATAGTCATAGAAACCATGACCGGCGATCTTGCCCATGCGGCCCTTGTCGATGTAATCCTCCTTCAGACGGCGAGCGAACTCCTTCTTGACCGGATCGGTGGCGTCCTTGTTGAGGTTGTAGGGGGTCATCATGCCGACGGTGTCGTAGATTTGGAACGGGCCGGAGGGGGCACCGGTGGCGATACGCCAGGTCTTGTCGATGTCCTCGAACGACGCCACGTCGCGGACCCACAGGTCGGCTGCGGCGTCGAGCAGCGGCACCAGCAACGAGTTGAGCACATAGCCCGGCTGCTCCTTCTTGATGCGGATCGGGACCATGCCGATCTCTTCGGCGAACTTGGCGACTTCCTCGAAGACAGCCGGATCGGTCTTAGGCTGCACCATCACCTCGCCGGTATTGTACTTCCACACCTCGTTGGCGAAATGCAGGCACAGGAATTTCTCAGGACGATCGGTGAACGGCGCGATCTTGCTCGGCGGCAAGGTCGAGGAATTGGTGCAGAAAATCGTTTTGGCCGGCGCGTTCTCGCTGACCTTCTTCCACGTATCCTGCTTGATGTCAAGACGCTCCGGAACCGCTTCGATGACGATATCGGCATCCTTGAGAGCCTCCTTGATGTCGGCCGTCGTACGGATACGAGAGACTGCGGCATCGAGCTTCTCATCGGTCGCATCCTTGACATCGTGCCTGTAGTTGTCCTTGAGCTGTTCCCAACGGGCCGGCAGTTTGGCCAGAATCTCGTCGCTGATATCGTAGGCGGTCGCATTCTTGCCGCTGTACGCTGATTGGAAAATAATCTGGGATCCGAGAGTACCGGTGCCCAAAACCGTTAGATTCTGCATCATTGCCTTCTTTGTTCGGGTGCCTCAACCTATAACAGGCCAAACACATCGTTTTAATAGGGAATATTATCGGCAGACCGTCAATGGTTTACCTTTTCCTTAGGATTCATCATACATTATCTTCAACGATAAAAGACGGGCAATCATACAAAAAACAAGTGATATTCCATACATCTATAGGCCAAATACAACGTGGCGGCCTGTCCGGGATATCCAGGACAGACCGCCAACGACATCAGGCCGGTAAAACCGTTAGCACTTGGCCTGATACCGTTGCGCCAGCGTATCCGCGGCCTTGTCTGCCGGCACCTTCACCGCGTTATCGCCATTGCGATCGCGCACCTCGATGGTGCCGTCGTTCAGGTAATCGCGGCCGACCACGGCGATCAGCGGCACACCGAGCAGCTCGGCATCCTTGAACTTGACGCCGGGCGAGACCTTCTTGCGGTCGTCGTAGATGACTTCGAGCCCCTTGGCCTCAAGCTCTTCGACCAGCTTCTCGGCACCATCGAACGCCTCATCTTTCTTGCCGGTGGCCACAACGTGCACCGCGGCAGGAGCGATGTTGACCGGCCACGCCAAGCCCTTCTCATCGTGATGAGTTTCGGCGATGCAGGCCATGACGCGCGAGACGCCGATGCCATAGCTACCCATCCACACCGGAACCGCCTTGCCATTCTGGTTCAAGACCTTCAGGCCAAGAGCCTCGGAATACTTGAGACCGAGCTGGAATACCTGTCCGATCTCCACGCCACGCTCGAAGCTCAGCGGACCGGAGCCGTCCGGGCTCATGTCGCCATCACGAACTTCAGTCGCTTCGACGGTGCCATCGGCCTTGAAATCACGGCCATAAACCATGTCGAAGGCATCCACACCGAGCTTGTCGCCGCCGGTGACCCAAGCCGAGCCCTCGGCGATATGCGCGTCGACCAGATAGCGCACCGGATCCTTGATAGTCGAACCTTCGACGCGCGCCTGCGGACCAAGCACGTTCGGCCCGATATAGCCCTTTACCAGTTCCGGATGCGCCTTCAAATCGGCCTCGTTGGCCTCTTCGATCTCGGCAGGGGCGAACTGCGCCTCCAGCCTCTTCATATCGACCTGGCGGTCGCCGGGCAGCGCCACGACGACGACTTCGCGCCAAGGCTTGCGATGCTCTTCGTTCTCGTCATCCGGCTCACCCGGATGCTTCACCGCGATAACTACGTTCTTCAGCATATCCGTATCGGCCCATTGACGGCCATCCTCGCGCGGATACAGCTTGTTGCACTGCGCGACCATCTCGTCAATGCTGCCCGCATCCGGCAGATCCTTGAGGCTCATCGCCGGGGTCTTGGAGCAATCGACAGCCGGTACCTCGGGAGTGGTCAGCGCCTCGACGTTCCACGCCTTGCCGCTCGGGGCCTTGGCGAAAGTGTCCTCGCCGATAGCCATCGGGGAAAGGAACTCCTGCGATTCGAAGCCGCCCATGGGTCCGGAAACCGCGTGCACCATGATGTAGCCCAAGTCCAAGCGCTGGAAGATGCGCTCGTAGGCGTCGCGCTCCTCGACGTAGGCCTTCTTCAGACCTTCCTCG
The window above is part of the Bifidobacterium sp. ESL0704 genome. Proteins encoded here:
- the dapD gene encoding 2,3,4,5-tetrahydropyridine-2,6-dicarboxylate N-succinyltransferase yields the protein MSDERTAWGWGLASIDEAGNTLDVWYPQLTMGAAPDESGRPRHGFDALIRTQADARGVRRQPVFTVSSLDSPIVDAADAYLRLHLLSMCMVEPNTINLDGIFAVLANVVWTNYGPFAAENFALRKLDVMNAVAKAGNVAGGMPTPRVDVNVLGVDKFPRMVDYVVPEGVRIGDADRVRLGAHLAAGTTVMHAGFVNFNAGTLGTCMIEGRVSQGVTVGDGSDVGGGSSIMGTLSGGGKLRNSIGEHSLLGANAGIGISLGDNCVVEAGLYVTAGTKITIHDKAKIAAGEPLEVVKGSELSGKDNILFIRNSVTGTIEARYRKVGIALNEKLHKN
- a CDS encoding citrate synthase; the encoded protein is MVEAKLNVDASKFDLPVVKATEGADGIVVSSLKNDGFVTLDPGFLTTAQCESKITFIDGQRSILRYRGYPIEQLCEQSDFLEVAWLLQHGELPSKAEYEQFCLDLNHRTMVGEDFRSFMAAFPRTAQPMSVLASAINALAAFYPDTTDISDPDQLDESARIIMAKARTIVSYIYRRRRDEPMLYPDIARGYVDDFLRMCFAVPYEPYVSDDLSIHALGRLLIIHADHEQNCSTSVVRIAGSAHANLYSAVAAGVNALSGPLHGGANEAVLKQLEVIRDSGESVGRFVEKAKGTGARISGFGHRVYKCHDPRAVVAKHYLQQLMARGDVDNRLPADERALFDIATQLEDIATHDDYFISRHLYPNVDFYTGLLYRIIGFDAPMFTPLFALGRIPGWIAQYREMLADPQTKIGRPRQVYTGEVERDYVPMDRR
- the map gene encoding type I methionyl aminopeptidase → MIELKTPKEIASMKVAGRFVGSILKELQETTKVGTNLLEIDDLVRRRIESRKGAESCYVDYAPDFGTGPFKHYICTSVNDAVLHGVPYDYALKDGDLVSLDLAISVDGWCGDSAVSFVVGKDPDPEDIALIKCTEEALAAGIAAAQPGNRLGDVSAAVGDVAHEHGYTVNMEFGGHGIGHVMHGDPFVPNDGKAGHGYKLRPGLTIAIEPWFMKTTDEIYQDAKDGWTLRSSDGSNGAHSEHTIAITDNGPEILTVRE
- a CDS encoding DUF308 domain-containing protein yields the protein MSDDNANERDSNVNDSNENNQEQPNGQPTGQPNSQPEYGAYAPNADAANGARNQYANGSSSSQHADNAGQGNPNHGQYAGDQGGTPQGGPNANPYVYNGQGQNPNQPPYNGQAWNTNQAAYNGYGPYAADPNQYNRQYQNGNPYANVNQNGQYQYGPNGGQTNNGGPGAGAPRFNQQSAQPGSNEWWRLNPFKLAEDWLPNQAKKTIRFVYGVVGVVALLLGLALLIWPGKTLVAVAIALGIYFVVSGVIRIIGAIAENGLPGGWRVLDIIVGIILVIGGVVMLKNTVLSTAMLTILVTLTVGIGWIMEGVMALVETWRLPKSGWAIFYAIISILAGIVVLFSPFASVIILVVFAGVAMVVMGILAIIRAFRFGKH
- a CDS encoding M13-type metalloendopeptidase; the encoded protein is MSTPLISGLDTTSFSSTISPGDDLFRFVNGPWIDTYELPDDRSRYGAFDKLAEDSESQVRDILEDEHCPAHKSQSLYHAFLDTDAIEAAGISPIKDALDRIDHAADKSELTKALGGLSTVGGPDFFDCGVYGDPGDPEHNILHIEQGGIGLPDEAYYREDHYAPIREQYVHMVAKLLMLAGYGDSAKSEADAKRFLEVETKIASNHWDNVATRDSQKTYNPTDFADLTSALSHYDIVAWIEAWQEAYNALPASKTQPLDLKAAFRRTIVHEPSFLSGFDKFWDLSELEDLKLWARVTMISAAASTLSRDFDKTQFDFYGRVLSGAKQQRDRWKRGVSLVNGICGEEVGREYVRLHFPENSKKRMEQLVSNIIEGYRVSISGSNWLGEATKAKALEKLSKFTPMIGYTNHWRDYTALDIKPEMSLMEDLNAAVAYETGFQFSKIGQVVDREEWLMNPQTVNAYYEPSMNVIVFPAAILQPPFFNPDADDAANYGGIGAVIGHEIGHGFDDQGSQYDGDGKLNDWWSADDKANFQKLTTALINQYNGFIPSQLQEKYADDLSQAPHVNGALTIGENIGDLSGVNISLKAYAFALDKAAGRTIDGSPEAVAASLTSAPEIEGYTGLQRFFLSYASIWRTAQREELTEQYLQIDPHSPAEFRTNGIVRNVDLYYRAFDVKPENKLWLAPEQRVSIW
- a CDS encoding single-stranded DNA-binding protein, with product MAQQGTVTISGFMGANPQSFGREGGPAAASFRIGCTTRYFNPAVNEWRDRPTTWINVKVFRQLAENVLSSLKKGDPVIATGNLATEEWTRDGTKHSRMVMEATSVGHDLSFGISVFQRVRPGAKGQEGTHEADSPRPVQSQHEAGVGEGGSASVSGGGDDGDDGEKPDDRQGGAAAGGASGHNHGSTGDGAGEDPWDASEVFEGHATADRLVASVG
- a CDS encoding 3-hydroxyacyl-CoA dehydrogenase; translation: MMQNLTVLGTGTLGSQIIFQSAYSGKNATAYDISDEILAKLPARWEQLKDNYRHDVKDATDEKLDAAVSRIRTTADIKEALKDADIVIEAVPERLDIKQDTWKKVSENAPAKTIFCTNSSTLPPSKIAPFTDRPEKFLCLHFANEVWKYNTGEVMVQPKTDPAVFEEVAKFAEEIGMVPIRIKKEQPGYVLNSLLVPLLDAAADLWVRDVASFEDIDKTWRIATGAPSGPFQIYDTVGMMTPYNLNKDATDPVKKEFARRLKEDYIDKGRMGKIAGHGFYDYD
- a CDS encoding proline--tRNA ligase, giving the protein MSTMFLRTLREDPADADVDSARLLQRAGYIRKAAPGIWTWLPLGLKVLNKIEAVVREEVDGIGGQEVHFPALLPKEPYEATHRWEEYGENIFRLKDRHEADYLLAPTHEEMFTLLVKDMYSSYKDLPVTLYQIQTKYRDEFRPRAGLVRGREFIMEDGYSFTIDEEGLKKAYVEERDAYERIFQRLDLGYIMVHAVSGPMGGFESQEFLSPMAIGEDTFAKAPSGKAWNVEALTTPEVPAVDCSKTPAMSLKDLPDAGSIDEMVAQCNKLYPREDGRQWADTDMLKNVVIAVKHPGEPDDENEEHRKPWREVVVVALPGDRQVDMKRLEAQFAPAEIEEANEADLKAHPELVKGYIGPNVLGPQARVEGSTIKDPVRYLVDAHIAEGSAWVTGGDKLGVDAFDMVYGRDFKADGTVEATEVRDGDMSPDGSGPLSFERGVEIGQVFQLGLKYSEALGLKVLNQNGKAVPVWMGSYGIGVSRVMACIAETHHDEKGLAWPVNIAPAAVHVVATGKKDEAFDGAEKLVEELEAKGLEVIYDDRKKVSPGVKFKDAELLGVPLIAVVGRDYLNDGTIEVRDRNGDNAVKVPADKAADTLAQRYQAKC